A stretch of DNA from Armatimonadota bacterium:
GATGATACCGCGCCGCGTTGCCGCCGCCACCTCCACGTTGTCCACGCCGACGCCGGCGCGGGCGATGACCTTGAGCCGCGTCCCGGACGCGATGACCTCCGCCGTCACCTTGGTCTGGCTGCGCACCAGCAGCGCGTCGGCCTGGGCGACCGCGCGCTTGAGCTCGTCCGGCGTGTGGTCCGTCTTGACCACCACCGCGATCGCCGGGTCGCGCCGCAGGATGTCCAGGCCCTCTTCGGCGATGGGGTCGCTCACCAACGCGCGAAAGGCCGGCTGCGGCTTCTTCGCCCTGGCGTGTGGCACCCCGACCGGTCGGGTTGGTCTCTGGGATTTTGCGCGCGTGGGCATGGCGGTTCGCTCCTCAGCCCTTCGCGCCGGCCGCGGTGAGCTCGCGGTGAGCGGCGTCGAGCGCCGCGCCGAGGTCCACCTTGAGGCCCAGCTCGTGCAGCCCCGCCCCCAGCGCCGCCAGGGTGGTCATGACATCGGTCTCGTTGACATAACCGAGGTGGCCGATGCGAAACACCGTGTCCTGCAGCTTGCCCTGCCCGCCCGCGAGCACCACCCCGTACTTGTCGAGCAGCAGGCCGCGGATCTGCTTGGGCGTCAGGCCCTCGGGTGCCAGAATCGCGGTCACCGCGTTGGAGGCGTGCTTGGGGTCGGCGAACAGCGCCAGCCCCATCGTCTTGCACGCCGCGCGCACCGCGGAGCCCAGACGCGCATGTCGCGCGAAGCAGTTCTCCAACCCCTCCTCCGCGATCAGGCGCAGGCCCTCCTTGAGACCGTACATCTGCGGCAGCGCCGGCGTCCAGGGCGTCTGCTTCTTATCCAGGAACTCCTTCGCCTTTTTGAGATCGAAGTAGTAGCGGTGCATCTTCGCCTTGTCGTTGGCCTCCCACGCGCGCACGCTCATGGAGACGAACGCCAGCCCCGGCGGCAGCATGAACGCCTTCTGCGACGCCGCCGCCACCACATCAAGCCCCCACTCGTCCGCGCGCAGATCCATCGCCACCATACTGCTGACCGCGTCCACCAGCAGCAGCGCCCCGTGCTCGCGCACCACCGCCGCGATCGCCGCCAGGTCGTTGGTGACGCCGGTGGAGGTCTCGTTGTGCGTCACCAGCACCGCCTTGATCTCGCGCTTCGCATCCTGCTTCAGCCGCGCGGCCACTTGCTTCTCGTCAACCGCCCGGCCCCACTCGAAATCCATGCGTTCGACCTCGGCGCCGAAAGTCTGGGCGATCTGCGCGAAGCGGTCGCCGAAGGCGCCGATGACCAGGCACAGCACCTTATCCCCCGGCGACAGGGTATTGACCACCGCCGCCTCCATCGCCCCGGTGCCGGAGCAGGTGAGGGTGAGGATGTCGTTTTCCGTCTTGAAGGCCGCCTGCAACCCGCGATTGCACTCATCCTGGAGCTGGGCGAACTCCGGCCCGCGGTGATTGATCATGGGCTTGCTGCACGCGCGCAGCACCGCCTGGGCGACCGGGGTCGGGCCGGGGATCATCAGCAGTTGCTTCTCTTCCAAGGCGCACCTCCGTGGGCAAGCATGAACCGACGCGCCATATTATGCGGGGAGAGCGCGCGCGGTGTCAAGCAATCCTGTCAGAGTCGCCATTCTCGCAATAACGGAGCTCCTGGCCGCGCGCGGGTGTGACCTATTTCGGTGGGTGTGGCGTAGTCGCGCACTTGGATGTGGCCCAGCCGTTTCCGAATCCCGATGGCTAGGCCCTTCGGGCCGCCATGGCGGGCCGATCAGGCGGCCCTAGCCATCTATCGGGGCCCTCGGTGGCTAGGTCGCAAGGCGACCGCCACGTCCCTAGGTCCCGACTTCGTCGGGCCGGGATGGCGGCGGCTACTAGCCGCCTAGCCAGCGGCCAACGGCCTAGCCGCTGTGAATGGGTGACCACACAGGGCCGCCTCTACAGCATGGCGACCATTGCCACTGTTCGAGGTCACACCCGCCGACGCCGCCGGCTGCCGCTATTGACATCCCCTACACCCTATGGTAGATTCTACCTGCGCGCGATCGGCGCGCAGGCGTCTCGCGGGGCGTGGAAACGCGCGTCGCGGCGGATGCATTTGGAGGGGCCCGCCGCTGCCGGACATGCCTGCCGTTAGGGCGAGTGGCGGAACGGTAGACGTGCAAGATTTAGGATCTTGTGGGGGCAACCCCGTGAGAGTTCGAATCTCTCCTCGCCCACCAGTACCGCGCCGCCGGGCACTGGCGATGCTGCGCGCGAACGGAACTGAATAGCCGGCCGCAGCCGAGCGGAAGTAGCTCAGCCCGGTAGAGCATCTCCTTGCCAAGGAGAGGGTCGAGGGTTCAAATCCCTTCTTCCGCTCCACATTATTCTCTCAGCGCCGCCGCAGGCCGGTGCCATCCGCGGCGGCGCTCACGGCAGGACTTCCAACAGATGCAGCTAGTCACCCGGGAAACGCTCGAAGACGGACGGGTCCGCATCATCGTCAAGGCCGAAGCCGAGGAAGTGAGCCGCGCGGTTGACGGCATCTATCGCGACCTCGCTCGGCGCGCCTCGGTTCCCGGCTTTCGTAAGGGCAAGGCGCCGCGCGCCCTGCTCGAACAGCAAGTCGGCATCGAACAAGCGCGCCGTTCCGCGCTCGACGAGCTCGCGCCGGCAGCGGTCACAGAGGGCATCGGCCAGGCCGATGTCGAGCCCTACAGCCGGCCCGAGCTGGAAGCGGCGAAGGTCGAGGACGATGCCTCCGCCACCTTCATCGCCCTGGTGACGCCGCGCCCCAAGGTCGAGCTCGGTGAGTACCGGGGGCTGACCGCCGTGCGCCCGGCGGTTGAAGTCAGCGACGAGCAGGTGGAGGCGCAGCTCACGGCCGTGCGCGAGCGCCATGCGCGCTACGAGCCGGCAAGCGATCGCGCCGCCGAGGAGGGCGATCTCGCGCTGGTGGATTACGACCTCGAGATCGCGGGGCAGGCGGTGGAGGGGCAGGGCGCCCGCGGTTATCCGTGCCAGATCGGCAGCGATAATCTCTTCCCGGAGCTCAACGAGAGACTGGTCGGGCTCCAGCCGGGCGGGCAAGTTCGGATCACGGCCACCTTCCCCGCCGACCACCGGGAGGCGGCGCTGGCCGGCAAGCAGGGCGAATACGTCGTGACCGTACGCGAGCTCCGACAACGGGTGGTGCCGGAGCTGACGGACGAGATGGCGCAAGCGGCGCACGGGGTTGCGACCGCGTCGGAGCTGCGCGAGCGCATGCGTGAGGCGCTGACGCGCCTGGCCGAGGAGGATGGGGAAGACCGTCTGCACATGGAGCTGCTGGAGCAGATCGTCGCGAGTACCGCCATGACGCTGCCGCCGGCGATGGTGCGCGCGGAGGCGCAAGCGCAGCTACGGCGACTGGAGGAGCGGTTGCGCGCCGACGGCATCAACCCCGAGCGCTATCTGGCCGAACGCGGAACCGACGCCGAGCGCTGGCTGCGCGAGCAGGAGATGCAGGCGCGGGTGCACCTCAAGCGCGCGTTGGTGCTGGAGGAGATCGGCCGGCGGGAAGGGATCGAGGTTTCGTCGGCGGAAGTCTCCGACGAGATCGCTGGGATGGCGCGTCGCGCCGGCACCAGCGTCGAGCGGGTGCTCAAGCGGTTGCATGACCGCGACGTGGTGCGTCTGGCGAATCGCGTGCATCACCACAAGGTGCTCCAGTTCCTGGTGGATCACGCCGACATCACTAGTGAGGGCGAAGCGGCGACGGCCGCCGAGTCGCGGGAGGAAGAATCGTGATCGTGCCCATGGTCGTGCACGGGCCTCGGGGGAGCGAGCGCGCCTTCGACATCTACTCGCGCCTGCTGCAGAACCGGATCGTTTTCATCACCGGGGCGGTGGACGACACCGTCGCGAACTTGGTGATCGCGCAACTGCTATTCTTGCAGAGCGAGGATCCGACCAAGAAGGTTGACCTCTACATCAACAGCCCCGGCGGGTTGGTGCAGGCCGGGCTGGCGATCTACGACACCATGCAGCTGATCGCGCCGCCGGTGTACACCTACTGCATCGGTCTGGCGGCGAGCATGGGCGCGCTGCTGCTGGGCGCGGGCGAGCCGGGTCATCGCTACGCCCTGCCCAACTGCCGCATCCTCATCCACCAGCCGCACGTTGACCGCGTCGGCGGGCAGGCGAGCGACATTGACATTCAGGCGCGGGAGATGCTGCATACGCGCGATACCATCAATCAGATCCTGGCCAAGCACACCGGCCAGCCGCTGGACAAGATCACGCGCGACGCCGACCGCGACTTCTACATGTCGGCGGAGGATGCCAGGGCCTACGGCCTGGTGGATCAGGTGCTCGAGAAGCAGCCGCCGGCACCCGCGAGCGAATAAGGTCACGCCCCCTCATGCGCCACCCCACCGACGACCGCAAACGCCGAGACGACTGCCGCTGCTCCTTCTGCGGCCGGCCTCGCAGCCAGGTGGAGCGCCTCATCTCCTCCGGCTGCGAGCGCGTGTCCATCTGCGCCGAATGCGTGACGGCGTGCTCCGACCTGCTGGGCTATGGCGCGACCGGCGGGCGCCCGCGGATTGCGCTCGGTGATGGAAGAGGTCATGCTCGATACCATGTACGATCTGCCGTCGCTCACCGGCATCCGCCGGTGCCTGGTGACGGAGGACACCGTGCGCCGCCGCGCCGCCCCCCTGTTGTTGACCCGCGACGAGGTCGGACCTCGCTGGCGGCGCCGGTCGCAGGCCGCTTGAGATCCCCGGCCTTGGTGCCCGCGTGACGCAGGAACCACGCTCGCAGGTGGGAATAATACATGTGCGCTTGTGGGCGACGGACGTCATGCTGTCGGTTCCTGGCGCGCAGCAATCGCAGGCATCTGTGGAAATAGTCAACCGTATCGCCGGCGGGAGGTCATCGTGAGTCAGGTCAAGCCGAAGAAACGAGCAGAAGCACCGAGTGGCGATTCGCCCACCCAGCGGGTGCCGGAGATCATCCCGGTGCTGCCCATCCGCGACCAGGTCATCTACCCGCACATGATCATGCCGCTGTTCGTTGGTCGCGAGAAGTCCGTGCGCGCCCTTGAGGAGGCGCTCGAGCAAGAGCGCCGCATCCTGCTGGTGACGCAGAAGAGCGTGGACATTGACGACCCGCGGGCCGAGGACCTCTACAGCGTCGGCACCGTCGGCGAGAGCATGCAGAGTCTGCGCCTGCCGGACGACACCATCCGCGTCGTGGTCGAGGGCGTAGCGCGCGTGCGCGTGCTGGAGTACGTGCAGACCGAGCCGTTCTTCCGCGCGCGGGTGGAGGTGATGGCCGAGCCCGCGCGCGAGGGGATCGAGGTCGAGGCCCTCATGCGCAGCGTGGTCGCCCAGTTCGCGCGCTGCATCGAGCTCGGCAAGAACATCCCCCCGGAGGCGCTGGAGAATGCCGGCGGCGTGAACGATCCCGGACGCCTCGCCGACCTCGTCGCCGGCTTCCTGGACCTCAAGGTCGAGGTCAAGCAGGAGATCCTCGAGCTGGCGGACCCGGTGGCGCGCCTGGAGCGCATCGCGGCGCACCTGGGCCACGAGATCGAGATCCTGGAGATCGAGAAGAAGATCCACTCGCGCGTCAAGCAGGAGCTGGAGGACACGCAGAAGGAGTTCTACCTGCGCGAGCGCATCAAGGCGATGCAGCAGGAGCTGGGCGAGCGCGACGATCGCACCATGGAGCTGGATGAGTTGCGCAGCCAGATCCAGTCCGCCGGCATGCCCAAGGAGGTCGAGGAGAAGGCGTTCAAGGAGCTCGATCGCCTGGAGAAGATGCCCCCGGCGTCGCCGGAGGTGGTGGTGGTGCGCACTTACCTCGACTGGCTCGTCACCCTGCCCTGGAGCAAGCGCAGCGAGGACCGCCTGGACATCGCGGACGCGGAACGCGTGCTCAACGAGGATCACTACGGCCTCCAGAAGGTCAAGGAGCGCATCCTCGAGTACCTCGCCGTGCGCAAGCTCAACCCCGAGTCCAAGGGCCCCATCCTTTGCTTCATGGGGCCGCCGGGCGTGGGCAAGACCTCGATGGGGCGCTCCATCGCGCGCGCCACCGGGCGCAGCTTCGTGCGCATCTCGCTGGGCGGGATGCGCGACGAGGGCGAGATCCGCGGCCACCGCCGCACCTACGTCGGCGCCCTGCCGGGCCGCATCATCCAGGGCATGAAGACCGCCGGCAGTCGCAACCCGGTCTTCATGATGGACGAGATAGACAAGATCGGCATTGACTTCCGCGGCGATCCGGCGGCGGCGCTGCTGGAGGTGCTCGATCCGGAGCAGAACTACGCCTTCAGCGATCACTACCTGGAGGTGCCGTTCGATCTATCCGAGGTCATGTTTATCACCACCGGCAACCTCCCCGACCCGGTGCCGTGGGCGCTGCGCGACCGCATGGAGTTCATCGAGTTCCCGGGCTACACCGAGGAGGAGAAGCTCAAGATCGCGCAGTTGTTCCTGGTGCCCAAGCAGATCAAGGAGCACGGCCTCACCGACCACCTCGCCAGATTCGCGGAGAAGGGGCTGCGCACCATCGTCCGCAACTACACCCGCGAGGCCGGGGTGCGCAACCTCGAGCGCGAGGTCGCCAACGTCTGCCGCAAGGTGGCCAAGCGGGTCGCCCAGGGCAAATCCACCACCGCCACCATCGGCCCTGCGAGCCTGCACAAGTACCTGGGCGCGCTTCGCTTCCGCCACGGCATGGCCGAGCGCCAGGACGAGGTGGCGGTCGCCACCGGCCTCTTCTGGACCGAGGTCGGCGGCGACATCTTCTCCATCGAGGTCACCCTGATGAAGGGCCGCGGCAACCTCATCCTCACCGGCAAGCTCGGTGAGGTCATGCAGGAGTCGGCCAAGGCCGCCTTCAGCTACACCCGTTCGCGAGCCAAATCGCTGGACATTGACGAGGACTTCTACCGGCGTTTCGACGTGCACATCCACGTTCCCGCCGCCGCCATCCCCAAAGATGGCCCTTCGGCCGGGATCACGCTCGCCACCGCCCTCATCTCGGCGCTCACGCGGCGCGCGGTACGCAGGGATGTGGCCATGACCGGCGAGGTCACCCTGCGCGGGCGGGTGCTGCCCGTGGGCGGAGTCAAGGAGAAGGTGTTGGCGGCTCACCGCGCGGGCATGACCACGGTCATCATGCCGGCGGACAACCAGAAGGAGCTCGATGAGATCTCGGCGCAGGTCAAGCGCGAGCTCAAGTTCGTATTCGTCGAGAGCATGGACCAAGTGCTGGAAGTCGCGCTGCTGCCGCCGATCGCAGGCGAGACCGTCTCCGCCGGCGATCGCCTCCGCCGATCCGACCGCGCCGCCGATCAGCCCTCGGTGTCAAGGGTGATGTAGAGCGTGGGCGGGGCTCGCGCCCAGGATTCACAGCCTTGCGGGGGCACGGCGGCGCCGTGCCCCCTAGTGCTCCCCCGAGGCGCGGTCGCGATTGACGGGCCGCGCGCTTACCTGCTATCATTCCCCCACCAAAGGCCGAGAAGGGGAGGAGTAGCCGCCTCGCGCTCGCCAGAGAGCCGGCCCCGGGTGGACATTCGCGCAGCGAAGCCGCTTGGGTGTGAGGGCCGGCACAGCGCCGGCGGCGAACGTCGCCCCCGAGCCGGGACGGTGAAGGGCCGCAGTCCTGCGTAACCGCCCCCGGGCACGCCCGTTACCGCGCCAGAGATGTCCCAGGCATTGTAGGAGCCGCGTCTGGCAACGAGATTGGGCGCGACTTCCTACAGAAGTCGCGGCTTTCTCGCGCGGTCTGAAGACCACGCGCCCAAATGCCCCGGACAATCAAGGTGGCACCGCGGAAGCGCTCCTTTCGCCTGGCTAGGCCCCGCTGGGGCCGCCATCCCGGCCTCCGGCCTAGGGACTTGAGCGAGAGGGGCGTTTTGCGTTGTAGTGTTCCCACGGTGGGGCAGGCGTCCTCGCCTGCCAAGGTGCGCAGCCGCGGCGCGACCTAGCCACTCAGGACAGGCGGGCTGTGCCACATGCTGGAGGACCGAATGGACGCGTCGCAACTGCCGAAGACATACGACCCACATGCGGTAGAAGCGAAATGGTATCGCTTCTGGGACGAACGCGGCTACTTCCACGCCGAGGCGGATTCCGGCAAGCCGCGCTACTGCATCACCATCCCGCCGCCCAACGTCACCGGCGAGCTGCACCTGGGCCATGCGTTGTGCTATGAGGTGCAGGACATCCTGGGCCGCTACCATCGGATGACGGGCAAGCAGACCCTGATTCTCCCGGGTACCGACCACGCCGGCATCGCCACCCAGAACGTAGTCGAGCGCCAACTCGCCCAGGAGGGAGTGACGCGCTACGAGCTGGGGCGCGAGGGCTTTCTGCAACGCGTGTGGCAGTGGAAAGACGCCTACGGACGGCGCATCGAGGAGCAGTTCCGCGCCCTCGGCTTCGCCTTCGACTGGGGGCGGGATCGCTTTAC
This window harbors:
- a CDS encoding alanine--glyoxylate aminotransferase family protein, which translates into the protein MEEKQLLMIPGPTPVAQAVLRACSKPMINHRGPEFAQLQDECNRGLQAAFKTENDILTLTCSGTGAMEAAVVNTLSPGDKVLCLVIGAFGDRFAQIAQTFGAEVERMDFEWGRAVDEKQVAARLKQDAKREIKAVLVTHNETSTGVTNDLAAIAAVVREHGALLLVDAVSSMVAMDLRADEWGLDVVAAASQKAFMLPPGLAFVSMSVRAWEANDKAKMHRYYFDLKKAKEFLDKKQTPWTPALPQMYGLKEGLRLIAEEGLENCFARHARLGSAVRAACKTMGLALFADPKHASNAVTAILAPEGLTPKQIRGLLLDKYGVVLAGGQGKLQDTVFRIGHLGYVNETDVMTTLAALGAGLHELGLKVDLGAALDAAHRELTAAGAKG
- a CDS encoding ATP-dependent Clp protease proteolytic subunit; its protein translation is MVVHGPRGSERAFDIYSRLLQNRIVFITGAVDDTVANLVIAQLLFLQSEDPTKKVDLYINSPGGLVQAGLAIYDTMQLIAPPVYTYCIGLAASMGALLLGAGEPGHRYALPNCRILIHQPHVDRVGGQASDIDIQAREMLHTRDTINQILAKHTGQPLDKITRDADRDFYMSAEDARAYGLVDQVLEKQPPAPASE
- the tig gene encoding trigger factor; protein product: MQLVTRETLEDGRVRIIVKAEAEEVSRAVDGIYRDLARRASVPGFRKGKAPRALLEQQVGIEQARRSALDELAPAAVTEGIGQADVEPYSRPELEAAKVEDDASATFIALVTPRPKVELGEYRGLTAVRPAVEVSDEQVEAQLTAVRERHARYEPASDRAAEEGDLALVDYDLEIAGQAVEGQGARGYPCQIGSDNLFPELNERLVGLQPGGQVRITATFPADHREAALAGKQGEYVVTVRELRQRVVPELTDEMAQAAHGVATASELRERMREALTRLAEEDGEDRLHMELLEQIVASTAMTLPPAMVRAEAQAQLRRLEERLRADGINPERYLAERGTDAERWLREQEMQARVHLKRALVLEEIGRREGIEVSSAEVSDEIAGMARRAGTSVERVLKRLHDRDVVRLANRVHHHKVLQFLVDHADITSEGEAATAAESREEES
- the lon gene encoding endopeptidase La produces the protein MSQVKPKKRAEAPSGDSPTQRVPEIIPVLPIRDQVIYPHMIMPLFVGREKSVRALEEALEQERRILLVTQKSVDIDDPRAEDLYSVGTVGESMQSLRLPDDTIRVVVEGVARVRVLEYVQTEPFFRARVEVMAEPAREGIEVEALMRSVVAQFARCIELGKNIPPEALENAGGVNDPGRLADLVAGFLDLKVEVKQEILELADPVARLERIAAHLGHEIEILEIEKKIHSRVKQELEDTQKEFYLRERIKAMQQELGERDDRTMELDELRSQIQSAGMPKEVEEKAFKELDRLEKMPPASPEVVVVRTYLDWLVTLPWSKRSEDRLDIADAERVLNEDHYGLQKVKERILEYLAVRKLNPESKGPILCFMGPPGVGKTSMGRSIARATGRSFVRISLGGMRDEGEIRGHRRTYVGALPGRIIQGMKTAGSRNPVFMMDEIDKIGIDFRGDPAAALLEVLDPEQNYAFSDHYLEVPFDLSEVMFITTGNLPDPVPWALRDRMEFIEFPGYTEEEKLKIAQLFLVPKQIKEHGLTDHLARFAEKGLRTIVRNYTREAGVRNLEREVANVCRKVAKRVAQGKSTTATIGPASLHKYLGALRFRHGMAERQDEVAVATGLFWTEVGGDIFSIEVTLMKGRGNLILTGKLGEVMQESAKAAFSYTRSRAKSLDIDEDFYRRFDVHIHVPAAAIPKDGPSAGITLATALISALTRRAVRRDVAMTGEVTLRGRVLPVGGVKEKVLAAHRAGMTTVIMPADNQKELDEISAQVKRELKFVFVESMDQVLEVALLPPIAGETVSAGDRLRRSDRAADQPSVSRVM